From a single Centropristis striata isolate RG_2023a ecotype Rhode Island chromosome 14, C.striata_1.0, whole genome shotgun sequence genomic region:
- the eppk1 gene encoding epiplakin → MDSKQNGHQEVHGPVAGIFLEKTKEKITIYQAMKKRLLKPGTALALLEAQAATVGIVDPINNRILPVADAVKEGTVGPEMKEKLLMAEKAISGYVDPYTSEIISVFQAMQKDLVPRDYGLRLLEAQVATKGLFDPVEKKNITVELAIQKGYYEKDLLKNKMSELKVFYNPNLQDNVNYRNLLEKCTIEPDTGLLLLPVCITFRGLRRGISSTELLESKIIDKETFDDLKKGKTTTQDVMLMETVKEFLQGKGSIAGIAIFSSNQRMSIYQAMKKGVLMPGTALVLLEAQAATGFMIDPVENKKLTVDEAIKSKLVGPEYHAKLRSAERAVTGYKDPYSGETISLFQAVSKDLVVKEHGIRLLEAQIATGGIIDPINSHRLPTEVAFKRGYFDEEMNALLEDSGDDTKGFFDPNTEDNLTYLQLMERCVIDPITGLCLLPLLEESDKLNFNFIDYQTKMAFKNKSVNVTCGKYMGMTVSLWELLMSDYFNEQQRRDIFQKYREGKLNIKTIITTVLEVIEKSVKTTNVIFKGIRETVTATQLEEADIISKDTLEDLKKGKVSVKEVIEDEHVKVFLKGKDSIAGVLLPDSRIMTIYQARQKGKLMPGTALILLEAQAATGFIIDPIGNRKFSVDDAVKAKIVGPDICQKLRSAEKAVTGYRNPYDGKIISLFQAMQNDLILKDHGIRLLEAQIATGGIIDPVNSVRIPVHVAYDRGYFNEEMNEILSDPSDDTKGFFDPNTLENLTYLQLVARCVKDPSTGLVLLPLKGKSNKINIDDNMREIFKTTTVTVKYGRFKGKYTTLWELINSEYVTEDKRQEFFKLFKSRKITIEQLIVTILEIIESKEIKRQAGLNFESLRGEVSVVDLLELEILDEITYNNLLEGAVTSTDVMEMDSVRDYLQGKSCVAGVILQPSNQKMSIYEAQRVGILTPGTALCLLEAQAATGFIVDPLKNKKLTVKEALREKVIGPQMHEKLLSAERAVTGYKDPYTGHKISLFQALQKDLIVKAHGIRLLEAQIATGGIIDPLKCLHLPLEVAYRKGYFDEELNQILSDPTDDTKGFFDPKTRENLTYMQMLERCVKDKETGLFLLPLDDKPKATEAKAKLYTNAEIKQEFEKTAVNVSVGHFSGTSVSLWDLIHSRYFTEDQQLEFLEKYRTRKITTETIITIVTTTIEKLEHDTPKMIMGLRKTVSAQQLLDSDIIDADTFKQVREGKLTLEAVIQRETVRGYFKGTGSIAGIKVYPSQKVKSIYEARTEDLLTPGFALVLLEAQAATGWVIDPLKNKFYCVDEAAKENVIGLDIHEELLSAERAVTGYKDPYTDTTISLFEAMDEELIKRSHGIRLLDAQMATGGIIDPNQSHRIPVHVAVKKGYLDEEMSKLLLNPTDDTKGYFDPNTKENLSYLQLIKRCEKDPETGLLLLPLHQEESHKFHTDEQIELAFKNKTVTIDAGKFKDKEVTLWDVLLSEYISEKKREQLIQQYKTRTMKIEEIIEILTVIVTEVSSKERKFKGLRKQVSASELYESKIISKELFTQIIQGEVTEEKISKMESIQKYLGATNCIAGVRVEATKKVMSIYQAKSKGLLTPGTSLILLEAQAATGFVIDPVNNKKLSVEDAVAQGVVGSEWKRKLLSAERAVTGYKDPYTGDTISLFQALQKDLIVKDHGIRLLEAQIATGGVIDPVHSHRVPVQVAYQRGYFDKEMNEILSDADDDTKGFFDPNTQDNLTYLQLIERCVTDPITGLILLPIVKKGEFYFFVDEATKLILKSTTTTKAGGKYQGTNVSLWELLYSKYITEETRRELVQQFKSGSITIECFLEMILTSIDQQTETTESSSLVMCQPPERKVDSNTTTTTTTTTTTITETTEVENFHGIRKDVTATELLESKIIDEDLFEDLTAGNLTVTEVSEMESVRKYLEGTNSIAGVYLQSTKETLSIYKAKAKNLLTPGTSLVLLEAQAATGFVIDPVNNKKLSVEEAVAEGLVGSEWRSKLLAAERAVTGYKDPYTGNIISLFQALQKDLIVKDHGIRLLEAQIATGGIIDPVHSHRVPVQVAYTRGYFDEEMNKILSDADDDTKGFFDPNTQENLTYLQLVERCITDPITGLSLLVITKKGEFYFFVDEATKLLLKSKTTTRAGGRYHETTVSLWELLYSKYITEEKRRELVQQFKSGSITIDRFLEIILTIIQQKTMTTSSISSSSSLVMCQPPERKVDSSTSKTSITTTVTETTEVENFHGIRKDVTATELLESKIIDEDLFEDLTAGNLTVTEVSEMESVRKYLEGTNSIAGVYLQSTKETLSIYKAKAKNLLTPGTSLVLLEAQAATGFVIDPVNNKKLSVEEAVAEGLVGSEWRSKLLAAERAVTGYKDPYTGNMISLFQALQKDLIVKDHGIRLLEAQIATGGIIDPVHSHRVPVQVAYTRGYFDEEMNKILSDADDDTKGFFDPNTQENLTYLQLVERCITDPITGLSLLVITKKGEFYFFVDEATKLLLKSKTTTRAGGRYHETTVSLWELLYSKYITEEKRRELVQQFKSGSITIDRFLEIILTIIQQKTMTTSSISSSSSLVMCQPPERKVDSSTSKTSITTTVTETTEVENFHGIRKDVTATELLESKIIDEDLFEDLTAGNLTVTEVSEMESVRKYLEGTNSIAGVYLQSTKETLSIYKAKAKNLLTPGTSLVLLEAQAATGFVIDPVNNKKLSVEEAVAEGLVGSEWRSKLLAAERAVTGYKDPYTGNMISLFQALQKDLIVKDHGIRLLEAQIATGGIIDPVHSHRVPVQVAYTRGYFDEEMNKILSDADDDTKGFFDPNTQENLTYLQLVERCITDPITGLSLLVITKKGEFYFFVDEATKLLLKSKTTTRAGGRYHGTTVSLWELLYSKYITEEKRRELVQQFKSGSITIDRFLEIILTIIQQKTMTTSSVSSSSSLVMCQPPERKVDSSTTSTTTTTTTTTTTETNFHGIRKDVTATEMIESKIITEDLYKDLISGKVTVTEVSEMESVRKYLEGTNSIAGVYLESTKETLSIYEAKRKNLLTPGTSLVLLEAQAATGFVIDPVNNKKLSVAEAVAEGLVGSEWKSKLLAAERAVTGYKDPYTGNMISLFQVLQKDLIVKDHGIRLLEAQIATGGIIDPIHSHRVPVEVAYTRGYFDEEMNKILSDADDDTKGFFDPNTKENLTYLQLVERCITDPKTGLSLLPLHK, encoded by the coding sequence ATGGACTCCAAGCAAAATGGCCACCAAGAGGTCCATGGACCTGTGGCTGGCATATTCCTGGAGAAAACAAAGGAGAAGATAACCATATATCAGGCCATGAAGAAACGTCTGCTCAAGCCAGGAACCGCGTTAGCCCTGCTCGAAGCACAAGCGGCTACAGTGGGCATTGTAGACCCAATAAACAATCGGATACTTCCTGTTGCAGATGCTGTTAAGGAGGGAACAGTTGGACCGGAGATGAAAGAGAAACTCCTCATGGCAGAAAAAGCTATCAGTGGCTATGTAGACCCCTACACCAGTGAAATTATATCTGTGTTCCAAGCTATGCAAAAAGATTTAGTCCCAAGAGATTATGGCTTGAGGCTCCTGGAGGCACAGGTCGCCACAAAAGGCCTGTTTGATCCTGTTGAGAAGAAGAACATCACAGTTGAATTGGCAATTCAAAAGGGCTACTATGAAAAAgatttgctcaaaaacaagatGTCAGAGCTCAAAGTGTTCTACAATCCAAACCTGCAAGATAACGTTAACTACCGAAACCTGCTGGAGAAATGCACCATCGAGCCCGACACTGGCCTGCTGCTCCTTCCTGTCTGCATCACCTTCAGAGGCCTGCGAAGAGGCATTTCCTCCACTGAACTCCTTGAATCAAAGATCATTGACAAAGAAACATTTGATGACCTAAAGAAAGGAAAGACCACAACACAGGATGTGATGTTGATGGAAACTGTGAAAGAATTCCTACAGGGCAAAGGCAGCATTGCAGGCATAGCCATATTCTCATCCAACCAGAGAATGAGCATTTATCAAGCCATGAAAAAAGGCGTATTGATGCCTGGAACAGCACTGGTTCTACTGGAAGCCCAAGCAGCGACTGGATTCATGATTGATCCTGTTGAAAACAAAAAGCTCACTGTGGATGAGGCCATCAAAAGTAAACTTGTTGGCCCAGAATATCACGCAAAGCTGCGTTCCGCTGAACGAGCAGTAACTGGATACAAAGACCCATACTCAGGTGAAACTATATCCCTGTTTCAAGCCGTGTCCAAAGACCTCGTTGTCAAGGAACACGGGATACGCTTACTTGAGGCGCAAATCGCCACAGGTGGAATAATAGACCCCATCAACAGTCACAGACTGCCAACAGAAGTGGCCTTCAAGAGAGGCTATTTTGATGAGGAAATGAATGCCCTACTAGAGGATTCTGGGGATGACACAAAAGGGTTTTTCGACCCAAACACTGAAGATAATCTAACTTACCTTCAACTGATGGAAAGGTGTGTCATTGACCCAATCACTGGACTGTGTCTGCTCCCTCTCCTTGAAGAGTCAGACAAGCTGAATTTCAACTTCATTGACTACCAAACTAAAATGGCCTTTAAAAACAAGAGTGTGAATGTGACATGTGGGAAGTACATGGGGATGACGGTGTCTCTGTGGGAACTCCTGATGTCAGACTACTTCAATGAACAGCAGAGGCGAGACATCTTTCAAAAGTACAGAGAGGGGAAGCTCAACATTAAGACGATCATCACCACAGTTCTGGAAGTCATTGAAAAGTCTGTGAAAACAACCAATGTCATCTTCAAAGGCATTAGAGAAACTGTCACAGCGACACAGCTTGAGGAAGCAGATATCATCAGCAAAGACACCCTGGAGGATCTGAAAAAGGGAAAAGTGTCAGTGAAGGAAGTGATAGAAGATGAACATGTGAAAGTGTTCCTGAAGGGGAAAGACAGCATCGCAGGCGTTCTGCTTCCTGATTCTCGAATCATGACCATCTACCAAGCCAGACAAAAGGGAAAGCTGATGCCAGGAACTGCTCTGATTCTACTGGAGGCACAGGCAGCAACAGGGTTCATAATTGACCCCATTGGAAACAGGAAGTTTTCAGTGGATGATGCTGTCAAAGCAAAGATAGTGGGGCCTGATATCTGTCAAAAGCTGCGCTCAGCAGAGAAAGCAGTCACTGGGTACAGAAATCCATACGATGGCAAAATAATCTCTTTGTTCCAAGCCATGCAAAATGATCTCATCCTAAAAGACCATGGAATTAGACTCCTGGAGGCACAAATTGCCACTGGAGGGATCATTGACCCAGTGAACAGTGTCCGCATCCCTGTCCATGTGGCCTATGATAGGGGATACTTTAATGAGGAAATGAATGAGATCCTAAGTGATCCAAGTGATGACACCAAAGGCTTCTTTGATCCCAACACCCTTGAGAACCTGACATACTTGCAGCTCGTGGCCAGATGTGTCAAAGATCCCAGTACAGGCCTGGTTCTCTTGCCACTCAAAGGCAAGAGTAACAAAATTAACATAGATGATAATATGCGGGAAAtattcaaaacaacaacagtcacTGTAAAGTATGGCAGGTTCAAAGGCAAGTACACAACACTGTGGGAACTTATCAATTCGGAGTATGTGACTGAGGACAAAAGACAGGAGTTTTTCAAGCTCTTCAAGTCAAGGAAAATCACGATTGAGCAACTCATTGTCACCATTTTGGAGATTATTGAGAGTAAGGAGATCAAACGGCAAGCAGGGCTGAACTTCGAAAGTCTCAGAGGAGAGGTCTCAGTTGTGGATCTTTTGGAGCTTGAAATTCTGGATGAAATAACATACAACAATTTGCTCGAGGGAGCGGTAACCAGCACTGATGTGATGGAAATGGACAGTGTGAGGGACTACCTACAAGGGAAAAGTTGTGTGGCTGGGGTGATACTACAACCCTCCAATCAGAAGATGAGCATCTATGAAGCACAAAGAGTTGGGATTCTCACACCTGGCACTGCCCTTTGCCTTCTTGAAGCACAAGCAGCCACAGGGTTTATTGTTGATcccctgaaaaacaaaaaactgacaGTGAAAGAAGCTCTCAGAGAGAAGGTCATTGGTCCACAGATGCATGAAAAGCTTCTGTCTGCAGAAAGGGCTGTCACTGGTTACAAAGATCCATACACTGGTCACAAGATCTCACTTTTCCAAGCCTTGCAAAAGGATCTAATTGTCAAGGCACATGGCATCCGTTTACTTGAGGCCCAGATCGCCACAGGGGGCATCATTGATCCTTTGAAGTGTCTTCACTTACCCCTTGAGGTTGCATACAGGAAAGGATATTTTGATGAAGAACTTAATCAGATCCTATCAGACCCAACTGATGACACAAAGGGCTTTTTTGACCCAAAGACACGAGAAAATCTGACATACATGCAGATGTTGGAGAGATGTGTGAAAGATAAAGAAACAGGATTGTTTCTCCTGCCACTGGACGACAAACCAAAAGCTACGGAAGCAAAGGCAAAACTGTACACCAACGCAGAAATAAAGCAAGAGTTTGAAAAGACAGCTGTGAACGTATCGGTTGGACACTTCTCAGGAACATCTGTTTCTCTATGGGACTTGATCCACTCCCGTTACTTCACTGAGGATCAGCAACTTgaatttttggagaaatatagAACAAGGAAGATAACCACAGAAACCATCATCACAATAGTGACTACCACCATTGAAAAACTGGAGCATGACACTCCCAAAATGATAATGGGCCTGAGAAAAACCGTCTCTGCACAACAACTACTGGATTCTGATATCATCGATGCAGATACTTTCAAACAGGTGAGAGAAGGAAAACTCACTCTTGAAGCAGTGATCCAACGGGAAACTGTGAGAGGATACTTTAAGGGCACAGGAAGCATTGCTGGAATTAAGGTGTATCCATCTCAGAAAGTAAAGAGCATATATGAAGCAAGAACGGAAGATCTGTTGACACCTGGTTTTGCACTCGTACTGCTTGAAGCACAGGCTGCAACAGGATGGGTCATTGAtcctctcaaaaacaagttCTATTGTGTTGACGAGGCGGCAAAAGAGAACGTTATCGGACTAGATATACATGAGGAACTTCTCTCAGCTGAAAGGGCAGTCACTGGCTACAAAGATCCATACACAGATACAACAATATCGCTGTTTGAAGCAATGGATGAAGAGCTGATCAAGAGAAGTCATGGCATCCGTCTCCTTGATGCACAGATGGCAACTGGAGGAATCATTGACCCAAATCAAAGTCACAGGATACCGGTTCATGTTGCTGTTAAAAAGGGATATCTGGATGAAGAAATGAGCAAACTTTTGTTGAACCCCACTGATGACACAAAGGGCTACTTTGACCCAAACACCAAAGAAAACCTCTCTTACCTTCAGCTGATAAAGCGATGTGAGAAGGATCCTGAAACTGGGCTACTTCTTCTACCCCTGCATCAAGAGGAATCCCATAAATTCCACACAGATGAGCAAATAGAGCTtgcattcaaaaacaaaactgtcacCATTGATGCAGGAAAATTCAAAGACAAAGAGGTGACATTGTGGGATGTGCTGCTCTCTGAATACATatcagagaaaaaaagggagCAGCTCATACAACAATACAAGACCAGAACCATGAAAATAGAGGAGATCATTGAAATACTCACTGTTATCGTGACTGAGGTATCCtccaaagaaagaaaattcaaaGGCCTAAGAAAGCAGGTCTCAGCCAGTGAGCTGTATGAGTCAAAGATCATCTCAAAGGAgcttttcacacagattatacAAGGGGAAGTAACTGAAGAGAAAATCAGCAAAATGGAATCCATTCAGAAGTACCTTGGAGCTACAAACTGCATAGCAGGGGTGAGAGTTGAAGCTACAAAGAAGGTTATGAGCATCTACCAAGCCAAATCCAAAGGGCTACTGACCCCTGGTACTTCTCTGATTCTTCTGGAGGCCCAGGCTGCCACTGGGTTTGTCATCGACCCAGTGAACAACAAGAAACTTTCCGTAGAAGATGCTGTGGCTCAAGGAGTGGTTGGAAGTGAGTGGAAGAGAAAACTGCTTTCAGCAGAACGAGCAGTTACGGGATACAAAGATCCCTACACGGGAGACACAATTTCTTTGTTCCAAGCCTTGCAAAAAGATCTTATTGTCAAAGATCATGGAATTCGTCTCCTTGAAGCGCAAATTGCCACTGGAGGCGTTATTGACCCAGTCCACAGCCATCGAGTGCCGGTACAGGTGGCATACCAAAGAGGTTACTTTGATAAAGAAATGAATGAGATTCTGTCTGACGCTGATGATGACACCAAGGGCTTCTTTGACCCAAACACTCAAGATAACCTTACCTACCTCCAGCTGATTGAGAGGTGTGTAACAGACCCAATAACAGGCCTTATCTTACTGCCCATTGTAAAGAAAGGagagttttatttctttgttgatgAGGCAACAAAACTCATTCtgaaatcaacaacaacaaccaaagcAGGAGGAAAATACCAAGGAacaaatgtgtctctgtgggaGCTCCTCTACTCCAAGTACATCACtgaggagacaaggagggaGCTTGTGCAGCAGTTCAAGTCTGGATCAATTACTATTGAATGCTTCTTGGAGATGATCTTGACAAGCATTGATCAGCAGACCGAAACAACCGAATCGTCATCACTCGTAATGTGCCAACCACCAGAAAGAAAAGTGgacagcaacacaacaacaacaaccaccacaACCACAACTACAATCACAGAGACAACCGAAGTTGAAAACTTCCACGGAATAAGAAAGGATGTCACTGCTACGGAGTTGCTTGAATCAAAAATTATCGATGAAGACCTCTTTGAAGATCTAACTGCTGGAAATCTCACAGTGACAGAAGTAAGTGAAATGGAATCAGTACGCAAGTACCTTGAGGGAACCAACAGCATTGCAGGCGTGTATTTGCAGTCCACCAAAGAGACCCTCAGCATCTACAAAGCCAAAGCCAAAAACCTGCTGACTCCTGGTACTTCTCTGGTCCTCCTGGAGGCACAGGCTGCCACCGGCTTTGTTATTGACCCGGTGAACAACAAGAAACTTTCTGTGGAGGAAGCTGTGGCTGAAGGTCTGGTCGGCAGTGAGTGGAGAAGTAAACTGCTTGCAGCAGAAAGGGCTGTTACAGGATACAAAGATCCCTACACTGGAAACATAATTTCTTTGTTCCAAGCCTTGCAAAAAGATCTTATCGTCAAAGATCATGGAATTCGTCTCCTTGAAGCACAAATTGCCACCGGAGGCATAATTGACCCAGTCCACAGCCACAGAGTGCCAGTACAGGTGGCATACACAAGAGGTTACTTTGATGAAGAAATGAACAAGATTCTGTCTGACGCTGATGACGACACCAAGGGCTTCTTTGATCCCAACACACAGGAGAACCTCACATATCTTCAGCTGGTTGAGAGGTGTATCACAGATCCCATCACAGGCCTTAGCTTACTGGTGATTACAAAGAAAGGagagttttatttctttgttgatgAGGCAACAAAACTCCTTCTGAAATCTAAAACAACAACCAGAGCGGGAGGAAGATACCACGAAACAACAGTGTCTCTGTGGGAGTTGCTCTACTCCAAGTACATCactgaggagaagaggagggagcTTGTGCAGCAGTTCAAGTCTGGATCAATCACAATTGATCGCTTCTTGGAAATCATCCTGACAATCATTCAGCAGAAGACCATGACTACCTCGTCAatatcgtcatcatcatcactcgTCATGTGTCAACCACCAGAGAGAAAAGTGGACAGCAGCACATCAAAAACTTCCATTACCACTACAGTCACAGAGACAACCGAAGTTGAAAACTTCCACGGAATAAGAAAGGATGTCACTGCTACGGAGTTGCTTGAATCAAAAATTATCGATGAAGACCTCTTCGAAGATCTAACTGCTGGAAATCTCACAGTGACAGAAGTAAGTGAAATGGAATCAGTACGCAAGTACCTTGAGGGAACCAACAGCATTGCAGGCGTGTACTTGCAGTCCACCAAAGAGACCCTCAGCATCTACAAAGCCAAAGCCAAAAACCTGCTGACTCCTGGTACTTCTCTGGTCCTCCTGGAGGCCCAGGCTGCCACCGGCTTTGTTATTGACCCGGTGAACAACAAGAAACTTTCTGTGGAGGAAGCTGTGGCTGAAGGTCTGGTCGGCAGTGAGTGGAGAAGTAAACTGCTTGCAGCAGAAAGGGCTGTTACAGGATACAAAGATCCCTACACTGGAAACATGATTTCTTTGTTCCAAGCCTTGCAAAAAGATCTTATCGTCAAAGATCATGGAATTCGTCTCCTTGAAGCACAAATTGCCACCGGAGGCATAATTGACCCAGTCCACAGCCACAGAGTGCCAGTACAGGTGGCATACACAAGAGGTTACTTTGATGAAGAAATGAACAAGATTCTGTCTGACGCTGATGACGACACCAAGGGCTTCTTTGATCCCAACACACAGGAGAACCTCACATATCTTCAGCTGGTTGAGAGGTGTATCACAGATCCCATCACAGGCCTTAGCTTACTGGTGATTACAAAGAAAGGagagttttatttctttgttgatgAGGCAACAAAACTCCTTCTGAAATCTAAAACAACAACCAGAGCCGGAGGAAGATACCACGAAACAACAGTGTCTCTGTGGGAGTTGCTCTACTCCAAGTACATCactgaggagaagaggagggagcTTGTGCAGCAGTTCAAGTCTGGATCAATCACAATTGATCGCTTCTTGGAAATCATCCTGACAATCATTCAGCAGAAGACCATGACTACCTCGTCAatatcgtcatcatcatcactcgTCATGTGTCAACCACCAGAGAGAAAAGTGGACAGCAGCACATCAAAAACTTCCATTACCACTACAGTCACAGAGACAACCGAAGTTGAAAACTTCCACGGAATAAGAAAGGATGTCACTGCTACGGAGTTGCTTGAATCAAAAATTATCGATGAAGACCTCTTCGAAGATCTAACTGCTGGAAATCTCACAGTGACAGAAGTAAGTGAAATGGAATCAGTACGCAAATACCTTGAGGGAACCAACAGCATTGCAGGCGTGTACTTGCAGTCCACCAAAGAGACCCTCAGCATCTACAAAGCCAAAGCCAAAAACCTGCTGACTCCTGGTACTTCTCTGGTCCTCCTGGAGGCCCAGGCTGCCACCGGCTTTGTTATTGACCCGGTGAACAACAAGAAACTTTCTGTGGAGGAAGCTGTGGCTGAAGGTCTGGTCGGCAGTGAGTGGAGAAGTAAACTGCTTGCAGCAGAAAGGGCTGTTACAGGATACAAAGATCCCTACACTGGAAACATGATTTCTTTGTTCCAAGCCTTGCAAAAAGATCTTATCGTCAAAGATCATGGAATTCGTCTCCTTGAAGCACAAATTGCCACCGGAGGCATAATTGACCCAGTCCACAGCCACAGAGTGCCAGTACAGGTGGCATACACAAGAGGTTACTTTGATGAAGAAATGAACAAGATTCTGTCTGACGCTGATGATGACACCAAGGGCTTCTTTGATCCCAACACACAGGAGAACCTCACATATCTTCAGCTGGTTGAGAGGTGTATCACAGATCCCATCACAGGCCTTAGCTTACTGGTGATTACAAAGAAAGGagagttttatttctttgttgatgAGGCAACAAAACTCCTTCTGAAATCTAAAACAACAACCAGAGCGGGAGGAAGATACCACGGAACAACAGTGTCTCTGTGGGAGTTGCTCTACTCCAAGTACATCactgaggagaagaggagggagcTTGTGCAGCAGTTCAAGTCTGGATCAATCACAATTGATCGCTTCTTGGAAATCATCCTGACAATCATTCAGCAGAAGACCATGACTACCTCGTCAgtatcgtcatcatcatcactcgTCATGTGTCAACCACCAGAGAGAAAAGTGGACAGCAGCACAACATCAACCACAACTACCACCACCACAACTACAACCACAGAGACAAACTTCCATGGCATCAGAAAGGATGTCACTGCTACTGAAATGATTGAATCAAAAATTATCACTGAGGACCTCTACAAAGATCTTATATCTGGAAAAGTCACAGTGACAGAAGTAAGTGAAATGGAATCAGTACGCAAGTACCTTGAGGGAACCAACAGCATTGCAGGCGTGTACTTGGAGTCCACCAAAGAAACCCTCAGTATCTATGAAGCCAAAAGGAAAAACCTGCTGACTCCTGGTACTTCTCTGGTTCTCCTGGAGGCCCAGGCTGCCACCGGCTTTGTTATCGACCCagtgaacaacaaaaaactttCTGTGGCGGAAGCTGTGGCTGAAGGTCTGGTCGGCAGTGAGTGGAAAAGTAAACTGCTTGCAGCAGAAAGGGCTGTTACAGGATACAAAGATCCCTACACTGGAAACATGATTTCTTTGTTCCAAGTCTTGCAAAAAGATCTTATCGTCAAAGATCATGGAATTCGTCTCCTTGAAGCACAAATTGCCACCGGAGGCATAATTGACCCAATCCACAGCCACAGAGTGCCAGTAGAGGTGGCATACACAAGAGGTTACTTTGATGAAGAAATGAACAAGATTCTGTCTGATGCTGATGACGACACCAAGGGCTTCTTTGATCCAAACACAAAAGAGAACCTCACATATCTTCAGCTGGTTGAAAGGTGCATCACAGATCCCAAAACAGGCCTCAGTTTACTCCCCTTGCACAAGTGA